A part of Oncorhynchus clarkii lewisi isolate Uvic-CL-2024 chromosome 17, UVic_Ocla_1.0, whole genome shotgun sequence genomic DNA contains:
- the LOC139369535 gene encoding 3',5'-cyclic-AMP phosphodiesterase 4B-like translates to MKKSRSVQRLSLAGEEEDNDTDSSGCAEKAESGLYSNSYTSGATLGAELRMGRSRRLASSLQVPCWLRPRDRTRSPEILSNMPRPTSLPLCIPPRIAITPADTDSELENGVSPGHTPLGSQSPSLTLHPSFPQGGRRESFLYRSDSDYDMSPKNSVSRNSIASEGHAGEDFIVTPFAQVLASLRSVRSNFTLLANISMPTVKRSPLGGVAPHNPRAALSDQQYEQLATDTLEELDWCLDQLETIQTHRSVSDMASNKFKRMLNRELSHLSEMSRSGNQVSEYISSTFMDQPNEVELPSPRLKEKSMSQISGVRNLSHSSTLSSSSVPRFGVNTEQEDQLARELEDLDKWSFNIFRVSEFSNSRPLSCIMYAIFQERDLLKTFRIPVDTFVTYVMTLEDHYHGNVAYHNSLHAADVCQSTHVLLSTPALDAVFTDLEILAALFAAAIHDVDHPGVSNQFLINTNSELALMYNDESVLENHHLAVGFKLLHLENCDIFQNLTKRQRQSLRKLVIDMVLATDMSKHMTLLADLKTMVETKKVTSSGVLLLDHYTERIQVLRNMVHCADLSNPTKPLGVYRQWTERIMEEFSRQGDKERDKGLEISPMCDKHTASVEKSQVGFIDYIVHPLWETWGDLVHPDAQDLLDTLEENRDWYQSTMPQSPSPPYDKHLLTDRFQFELALEDVEPNHNHIQQLNGSNHMVRQENGNQDNSKEDHVEEVEENHVEEVEEENHVEEEEEENHLEEENHVEEVEENHVEEEEEENHVEEEEENHVEEENNVEEVEGNHVEEEEEENHVEEEEENHVEEENNVEEVEGNHVEEEENHVEEEEENHVEQVEEEDHVEEEEEENHVEEENNVEEVEGNHVEEEEDHVEEEEEDHVEEVEGNHVEEEEDHVEEEEEDHVEEVKEENHVEEVEENNVEEEEEDHVEEVEEENHVEEVEENHVEEVEENHVEEEAEEDRGEEDVKDNGEVENQNGEQDCVGEEQKEGEEEEEEEEGGEQEEEEREEQEEEGEEKKEKEEEEEEKEGEEGEKEEEEDEEKEGEEGEKEEEEEEEKEGEEGEKEGEEGEKEEEEDEKEEEDEEEKEGEEGEKEEEEDEKEEEDEEEEEEEEE, encoded by the exons ATGAAGAAGAGTCGCAGTGTGCAGCGTCTGTCGCTGGCCGGAGAagaggag GATAATGACACTGATTCGTCAGGCTGTGCTGAGAAGGCGGAGTCAGGGCTCTACAGCAACTCCTATACGTCAGGAGCCACTCTGGGGGCGGAGCTACGCATGGGGAGGAGCAGGAGACTGGCCTCCAGTTTGCAG GTTCCGTGTTGGCTCCGCCCCCGAGACAGGACACGCTCACCGGAGATCCTGAGCAACATGCCACGCCCCACGTCCCTGCCCCTCTGCATCCCACCACGCATCGCCATCacacctgcagacacagacag TGAGCTGGAGAACGGGGTGTCTCCGGGCCATACCCCTCTTGGCTCCCAGAGTCCCAGCCTGACCCTGCACCCTTCCTTCCCCCAGGGGGGTCGACGAGAGTCCTTCCTCTACCGGTCAGACTCTGACTACGACATGTCCCCCAAAAACTCAGTCTCACGCAATTCTATCGCCAGCGAAGg gCATGCAGGAGAAGACTTCATTGTTACCCCCTTTGCTCAGGTGTTAGCCAGCCTGCGCTCGGTACGGAGCAACTTCACCCTCCTCGCCAACATCTCCATGCCAACCGTCAA GAGGTCTCCACTGGGCGGTGTAGCGCCCCACAACCCCAGAGCAGCTCTATCAGATCAACAGTATGAGCAGCTGGCTACAGACACTCTGGAGGAGCTGGACTGGTGTCTGGACCAGCTAGAGACCATCCAGACTCACCGCTCTGTCAGCGATATGGCCTCCAACAAG tttAAGAGGATGTTAAACAGGGAGCTGTCTCACCTATCAGAGATGAGTCGTTCGGGTAACCAGGTGTCTGAGTACATCTCCAGCACGTTCATGG ACCAGCCCAACGAGGTGGAGCTGCCGTCCCCTCGTCTAAAGGAGAAGTCTATGAGTCAGATTAGCGGAGTGAGGAATCTGTCCCACAGCTCcactctgtcctcctcttctgtcCCGCGCTTCGGAGTCAACACTGAACAGGAGGACCAGCTTGCCAGG gagctaGAGGACCTGGACAAGTGGAGTTTCAACATCTTCAGAGTGTCAGAGTTCTCCAACAGCAGGCCTCTCAGCTGCATCATGTACGCCATCTTCCAG GAACGTGATCTCCTAAAGACATTCCGCATCCCCGTCGACACCTTCGTGACCTACGTGATGACCCTGGAAGACCATTACCATGGCAACGTGGCCTACCACAACAGCCTGCACGCCGCCGACGTCTGCCAGTCCACACATGTCCTCCTCTCCACACCCGCACTAGAC gcTGTGTTTACAGACCTGGAGATCCTAGCAGCTCTGTTTGCTGCAGCCATCCATGATGTGGACCACCCTGGAGTGTCTAACCAGTTCCTCATCAACACCA actcTGAGCTGGCTCTCATGTACAATGATGAGTCAGTGTTAGAGAACCATCACTTGGCTGTTGGCTTCAAGCTGCTCCACCTGGAAAACTGTGACATCTTCCAGAACCTGACCAAAAGACAGCGACAGAGCCTCCGCAAGCTGGTCATCGATATG gtgttaGCTACAGACATGTCTAAACACATGACTCTACTAGCTGATCTGAAGACCATGGTGGAGACTAAGAAGGTGACCAGTTCAGGAGTGCTGCTGTTGGACCACTATACAGAACgcatacag GTCCTGAGGAACATGGTCCACTGTGCAGACCTCAGCAACCCCACCAAGCCGCTGGGTGTGTATCGCCAGTGGACTGAACGCATCATGGAGGAGTTCTCCAGAcagggagacaaggagagagacaagGGCTTGGAGATCAGCCCCATGTGTGACAAACACACTGCCTCGGTGGAGAAGAgccag gTGGGTTTCATAGACTACATAGTCCACCCTCTGTGGGAGACGTGGGGTGACCTGGTCCACCCTGATGCCCAGGACCTGCTGGACACGTTGGAGGAGAACAGAGACTGGTACCAGTCCACCATGCCTCAGAGCCCCTCTCCTCCCTACGACAAACACCTGCTCACAGACCgcttccag TTTGAGCTGGCACTGGAAGATGTGGAGCCCAACCACAACCACATACAACAACTCAACGGGTCCAACCACATGGTCAGACAGGAGAACGGAAACCAGGACAATTCAAAGGAGGACCATGttgaagaggtggaggagaaccatgttgaagaggtggaggaggagaaccatgttgaggaggaggaggaggagaaccatcttgaggaggagaaccatgttgaagaggtggaggagaaccatgttgaagaggaggaggaggagaaccatgttgaggaggaggaggagaaccatgtTGAGGAGGAGAACAATGTTGAAGAGGTGGAGGGGAACCAtgttgaagaggaggaggaggagaaccatgttgaggaggaggaggagaaccatgtTGAGGAGGAGAACAATGTTGAAGAGGTGGAGGGGAACCATGTtgaagaggaggagaaccatgttgaagaggaggaggagaaccatgttgaacaggtggaggaggaggaccatgttgaagaggaggaggaggagaaccatgtTGAGGAGGAGAACAATGTTGAAGAGGTGGAGGGGAACCAtgttgaagaggaggaggaccatgttgaagaggaggaggaggaccatgTTGAAGAGGTGGAGGGGAACCAtgttgaagaggaggaggaccatgttgaagaggaggaggaggaccatgTTGAAGAGGTTAAGGAGGAGAACCATGttgaagaggtggaggagaacaatgttgaagaggaggaggaggaccatgTTGAAGAAGTTGAGGAGGAGAACCATGttgaagaggtggaggagaaccatgttgaagaggtggaggagaaccATGTTGAAGAGGAAGCAGAagaagatagaggagaggaggatgtcaaAGATAATGGGGAGGTGGAGAACCAAAATGGAGAACAAGACTGTGTTGGGGAAGAGCAgaaggaaggagaagaagaggaggaggaggaagaaggaggggaacaggaggaggaagaaagagaggaacaggaggaagaaggagaggaaaagaaggagaaagaagaggaggaggaggagaaagaaggagaggagggggaaaaagaagaggaggaggatgaggagaaagaaggagaggagggggagaaagaagaggaggaggaggaggagaaagaaggagaggagggggagaaagaaggagaggagggggagaaagaagaggaggaggatgagaaagaagaggaggatgaggaggagaaagaaggagaggagggggagaaagaagaggaggaggatgagaaagaagaggaggatgaggaggaggaggaggaggaggaggagtag